A genomic segment from Nitrospira sp. encodes:
- a CDS encoding Glycosyl transferase, group 1 family protein, producing the protein MSPAALRGDNAIRILMFDNEFPPLGGGTGVVNFHLLQEMAQRPEVTVDLVTSSRSRTTYETERFAERITIHKVPVDNRNIHHATNRELLRYGRRGLHLARRLVTRHRYDLSFAFAGVPAGAISCLLRLTHGLPYVLSLQGPDVPWFEARYDYLYPVLTPLIKQIWRRAGAVTAISEEQEQLAHRTMPDLNLVTIPNGVDTTLFAPASGESKPVFTIVCVARLIERKGQQYLLEAFARLRAGCTQPLRLTFVGTGDAEPQLRQLADRLHVADAVTFMGFVSRERMPSVYREADVFVLPSQQEGMSIALLEAMASGLPVIVTDTGGTAELVTKGENGEIVPWADVPALTRALHNLLDAEGRRRQMGMESRRRAMQFGWPALATRYLDLCARLMAPAGQPVPGRSAVEIGGDWRKEPRT; encoded by the coding sequence ATGTCGCCCGCCGCGTTACGAGGAGATAACGCCATTCGCATCCTCATGTTCGATAACGAGTTTCCTCCGCTCGGCGGCGGCACCGGGGTGGTGAATTTCCATCTCTTGCAGGAGATGGCGCAGCGCCCGGAGGTTACTGTCGATCTGGTCACTTCCTCGCGCAGTCGGACGACCTATGAAACCGAACGGTTTGCCGAGCGCATCACGATCCATAAGGTGCCGGTCGATAATCGCAACATCCACCATGCGACCAACCGCGAGCTGCTCCGCTACGGCCGACGCGGGTTGCATCTGGCGCGACGATTGGTGACACGACATCGTTATGACCTGAGTTTCGCCTTTGCCGGCGTGCCGGCCGGCGCCATCAGTTGCCTGCTGCGGCTCACGCACGGATTGCCCTACGTATTGTCGCTGCAGGGGCCGGATGTGCCGTGGTTTGAGGCGCGCTATGACTATCTCTATCCGGTGTTGACGCCCCTGATCAAACAGATCTGGCGGCGGGCGGGGGCCGTGACCGCCATCAGCGAGGAGCAGGAACAATTGGCGCATCGCACGATGCCGGACTTGAATCTCGTGACCATTCCGAACGGCGTCGACACGACTCTGTTTGCGCCCGCATCTGGCGAATCGAAACCGGTGTTCACGATCGTCTGTGTCGCGCGGTTGATCGAACGCAAGGGGCAGCAGTATCTTCTGGAGGCTTTCGCGCGATTGCGGGCCGGCTGTACGCAACCGCTGAGGCTGACGTTCGTGGGGACAGGGGATGCCGAGCCGCAGTTGCGGCAATTGGCCGACCGCCTGCATGTGGCCGATGCCGTGACCTTCATGGGCTTCGTCTCGCGTGAACGAATGCCGTCCGTCTACCGGGAGGCCGATGTCTTCGTCCTGCCGTCGCAACAGGAAGGCATGTCCATTGCGTTGCTGGAAGCGATGGCATCCGGCCTGCCCGTTATCGTAACCGACACGGGAGGGACCGCCGAATTGGTAACGAAGGGTGAGAACGGCGAGATCGTGCCCTGGGCGGATGTTCCGGCACTGACCCGTGCCTTGCATAACTTATTAGACGCGGAGGGCCGCCGCCGGCAGATGGGGATGGAGAGTCGGCGACGGGCGATGCAGTTCGGATGGCCGGCGTTGGCGACACGGTATCTCGACCTCTGCGCTCGGCTCATGGCGCCGGCGGGTCAGCCGGTGCCCGGTCGGTCAGCCGTGGAGATCGGCGGTGATTGGCGCAAGGAACCTCGGACATGA
- a CDS encoding Glycosyl transferase, family 2, whose amino-acid sequence MQRPNYPDFQGQRADKEAPSMAGAKRTGERLLPPLEDPAEALKFCRTLAAAMELASDVEGRRLQPTHRAAVVAQVGEFAPPPTLSIVIPVFNEAENLPALQVRLTAALNDLGLDYEIVFVDDGSQDRSPDILRRLEVEDRRIVVVEFARNFGHQVAISAGLEHSRGRVVCIMDADLQDPPEVLHKFLAKWQEGWEVVYAVRTQRKEWWGKRLAYAGFYRLLQRVANIDIPLDAGDFCVMDRRVVDLLVGMPERNRFVRGIRSWVGFKQIGLPYERQARHAGSPKYTFRTLLYLALDGLISFSHMPLRVITIVGFTVSALSFLVAMIYVIKKVTMGVGVPGFTTLVVSIFFLAGIQLMTIGVIGEYIGRISDEVKRRPLYVARRVTRR is encoded by the coding sequence ATGCAACGACCGAATTATCCTGATTTCCAGGGTCAGCGGGCCGATAAGGAAGCGCCGAGCATGGCAGGCGCGAAACGAACCGGCGAGCGTCTGCTGCCTCCGTTGGAGGATCCTGCAGAAGCCTTGAAATTCTGCCGAACCCTGGCCGCGGCGATGGAGCTTGCCTCGGATGTCGAGGGACGGCGACTTCAGCCGACGCACCGTGCCGCTGTGGTGGCGCAGGTCGGCGAGTTCGCACCACCGCCGACGTTGTCGATCGTCATTCCGGTCTTCAATGAAGCCGAGAACCTTCCGGCGTTGCAGGTCCGCCTCACCGCCGCGCTGAACGACCTGGGACTCGATTACGAAATCGTGTTTGTCGACGACGGGAGCCAGGACCGGAGCCCCGATATCTTGCGGCGGCTGGAAGTCGAGGATCGTCGGATCGTCGTCGTGGAGTTTGCCAGAAATTTCGGCCATCAAGTCGCGATCAGCGCCGGCCTGGAACATAGTCGCGGGCGTGTTGTCTGTATCATGGATGCCGACCTTCAGGATCCGCCCGAGGTGTTGCACAAGTTCCTGGCCAAGTGGCAAGAAGGCTGGGAAGTGGTCTATGCCGTCCGAACTCAACGCAAAGAATGGTGGGGGAAGCGGCTGGCCTATGCCGGGTTCTATCGACTGTTGCAGCGGGTGGCCAACATCGACATCCCGTTGGATGCCGGTGATTTTTGTGTCATGGACCGGCGCGTGGTCGATCTCCTGGTCGGGATGCCGGAACGCAATCGATTCGTCAGAGGTATCCGCAGCTGGGTGGGGTTCAAGCAAATCGGGCTTCCCTACGAGCGTCAGGCGCGTCATGCCGGAAGTCCGAAATACACCTTCCGCACACTCCTCTATCTCGCGCTCGACGGTTTGATTTCGTTCAGTCACATGCCGCTGCGCGTCATCACGATCGTGGGCTTTACCGTTTCGGCATTGTCATTCTTGGTCGCAATGATCTATGTCATCAAGAAAGTGACGATGGGAGTCGGTGTTCCGGGGTTCACCACGCTCGTAGTCTCCATTTTCTTTCTCGCCGGCATTCAGTTGATGACGATCGGGGTGATCGGCGAGTACATCGGCCGGATCTCCGACGAAGTCAAACGCCGCCCGCTCTATGTCGCCCGCCGCGTTACGAGGAGATAA